Proteins co-encoded in one Candidatus Stoquefichus sp. SB1 genomic window:
- a CDS encoding LytR/AlgR family response regulator transcription factor, which translates to MFHFAIVDNSQLDIDKMKNYIEQYCLNYRDVDYHCDVYTNSEDFPFDQYYDAIFLDIKMPHLNGLEFASKIKKKNTPKIIFMTSDDNFMKDVFDYRPFNFIHKNDFEKSAFHTLRLLIDDLLAHTIKISNVQDYIPINHITYIDIIDDIVTVHDYKDLNYIYWKTLKHLAEQLTKYNFFLISQSTLINMNYIKSTNFKTVLLDNGKEFQIAYRKRKAFKIKYEEYKNYGNI; encoded by the coding sequence ATGTTTCACTTTGCAATAGTCGATAATTCTCAATTAGATATTGATAAAATGAAAAATTATATAGAACAATATTGTTTAAATTATAGAGATGTAGATTATCACTGTGACGTATATACAAATAGCGAAGATTTTCCATTTGATCAATATTATGATGCTATTTTTTTAGATATTAAAATGCCTCATCTTAATGGATTAGAATTTGCCAGTAAAATAAAAAAGAAAAATACTCCAAAAATTATCTTTATGACATCAGATGATAATTTTATGAAAGATGTTTTCGATTACCGTCCTTTTAACTTTATTCATAAAAATGATTTTGAAAAAAGTGCTTTTCATACTTTAAGATTACTAATTGATGATTTATTAGCTCACACAATCAAAATATCAAATGTTCAGGATTATATTCCTATCAATCATATTACTTATATTGATATAATCGATGATATTGTTACTGTTCATGACTATAAAGATCTTAACTATATATACTGGAAGACATTAAAACATTTAGCAGAACAGTTAACAAAATATAACTTTTTTCTTATTTCTCAATCTACTTTAATTAATATGAATTATATTAAATCTACAAATTTTAAAACAGTTTTGCTTGATAATGGAAAGGAATTTCAAATAGCTTATAGAAAGAGAAAAGCTTTTAAAATTAAATATGAGGAGTATAAAAATTATGGGAACATTTGA
- a CDS encoding ATP-binding cassette domain-containing protein has product MITLKDFELILGKKEIFKNSYFQAYPHQLTLIKGESGSGKTSLLKCLNLDYSFKGRYVYDEIDISMLSDDEKKKYKQTHICMVEQLPSFINDLTIEAHYQLYNKNYLAYDQYDSINLLQINNLMKEYPHQLSEGEKKRVAISLALLRDTPVLIIDEPTASLNEEMSEIIAKLLHEYAQKGHTVIISSHDLKLQNYSDAIYNIDNLKLNLIFQNKETSTISKNEIKKIQFSNNNYFMMFKHYISHKKLSFIMNVILISFVGLSCIFNNTVISVHKSIINNLSSKQVIVYKSNNKQLFDYSYNGFEYPITTEETEKLKSIDHVKAIHWKYDTSIVNGLNENGGFFSGESEVEPTNEKIKVFDNDQLLYTGLKDYESVIPNIIMSSFDDSENENIEFASQKNKQGIYLSKYLAEKITDNVEELIDKTIQIPVFIPSVDMDGISFQTTESGEEYAGNTVGAKKIELQLPIVGITKADSLYDIDKDSGFIYRYFVSQSILEEYRKENSSEESYYKYFVLIDDKMETFINEVPEEKKQYVTQKIKYTSWKPNCYVLEIDDLTYLSDVMNAVNEIGLNAKHIYLNSKSLQESVQSMQRIIQLVGGCLLALLLITQYHHKKQKLSEENEMRTYLRNMGLTEQNIRRIFMNKYLLYTLLYSIICIIGMIIETIVLNQLMYGKTQLTFISFFMIIFIVLIIELVYPLIVKRRDK; this is encoded by the coding sequence ATGATAACACTTAAAGATTTTGAACTTATACTTGGTAAAAAAGAAATATTTAAAAATAGTTATTTTCAAGCTTATCCTCATCAATTGACATTAATCAAAGGTGAGAGTGGGAGTGGAAAGACAAGTTTATTAAAATGTTTAAATTTGGATTATTCTTTTAAAGGACGATATGTTTATGATGAAATTGATATTTCAATGCTAAGTGATGATGAGAAGAAAAAGTATAAACAAACTCATATTTGTATGGTTGAACAATTACCTTCATTTATTAATGATTTAACCATAGAAGCTCATTATCAGCTTTATAATAAAAATTATCTTGCATATGATCAATATGATTCAATCAATTTATTACAAATCAATAATTTAATGAAGGAATATCCTCATCAGTTATCCGAAGGAGAAAAGAAACGTGTTGCCATTTCTTTAGCGTTATTACGAGATACACCTGTTCTCATTATTGATGAACCAACAGCTTCATTAAACGAAGAAATGAGTGAAATTATAGCAAAACTTTTACACGAATATGCTCAAAAAGGACATACGGTTATTATTTCAAGTCATGATTTGAAGTTACAGAATTATTCAGATGCTATTTATAATATTGATAATTTGAAATTAAATCTTATATTTCAAAATAAAGAAACAAGCACTATATCAAAAAATGAAATTAAAAAAATACAATTTTCAAATAATAACTATTTTATGATGTTTAAACATTATATAAGCCACAAAAAACTCAGTTTTATAATGAATGTGATACTTATTTCTTTTGTTGGTTTGAGTTGTATATTTAATAATACAGTTATATCTGTTCATAAAAGTATTATCAATAATCTTTCTTCAAAACAAGTTATTGTTTATAAATCAAATAATAAACAATTATTTGATTATAGTTATAATGGCTTTGAATACCCAATCACAACAGAAGAAACTGAAAAGTTAAAGTCAATTGATCATGTTAAAGCTATACATTGGAAATATGATACAAGTATTGTTAATGGTTTGAATGAAAATGGTGGTTTCTTTTCTGGTGAAAGTGAAGTAGAACCAACAAATGAAAAAATAAAAGTATTTGATAATGATCAACTTCTTTATACAGGTTTAAAGGATTATGAAAGTGTTATTCCTAATATTATTATGAGTTCATTTGATGATTCTGAAAATGAAAATATTGAATTTGCATCTCAAAAGAATAAACAAGGAATTTATTTATCAAAATATCTTGCTGAAAAAATAACAGACAATGTTGAAGAATTAATAGATAAGACAATTCAAATACCAGTATTTATTCCATCAGTGGATATGGATGGTATTTCGTTTCAAACAACAGAAAGTGGCGAAGAATATGCAGGTAATACAGTGGGAGCAAAGAAAATCGAATTACAGTTACCTATTGTTGGCATAACAAAAGCAGATAGTCTTTATGATATTGATAAGGATTCAGGATTTATTTATAGATATTTTGTTTCGCAATCTATTTTAGAAGAATATAGAAAAGAAAACAGTAGTGAAGAAAGTTATTATAAGTATTTTGTATTAATTGATGATAAGATGGAGACATTTATTAACGAAGTTCCTGAAGAAAAAAAACAATATGTCACACAAAAAATAAAATATACATCATGGAAACCAAATTGTTATGTATTGGAAATAGATGATCTTACTTATTTAAGTGATGTTATGAATGCTGTTAATGAGATAGGTTTAAATGCTAAACATATTTATCTTAATTCAAAATCTTTACAAGAATCAGTCCAAAGTATGCAAAGGATTATTCAACTTGTTGGAGGATGCTTATTAGCTTTGTTACTTATTACACAGTATCATCATAAGAAACAGAAGTTATCAGAAGAAAATGAAATGAGAACATATTTAAGAAATATGGGATTGACTGAGCAGAATATCAGAAGAATTTTTATGAATAAGTATCTTTTGTATACACTATTATATAGCATCATTTGTATCATAGGAATGATTATTGAAACAATCGTACTTAATCAATTAATGTATGGTAAAACTCAATTAACATTTATTTCATTTTTCATGATTATATTTATTGTTTTGATTATAGAACTGGTCTATCCACTTATAGTGAAAAGAAGGGATAAATAA
- a CDS encoding ABC transporter ATP-binding protein yields the protein MLKIQNLNISYQRKILENVEFVAKCGEVTLICGESGSGKTALLYRLALLVKQKDYQYSLDNHLISLSNQQLKAHLRRYHISYVLQDSMLIDYYNVKENINHYAQMVQKQFSDRDIQNLFHQVHLNVPLDQSIDTLSGGERQRLAIACALAKDSEVIILDEPTSYLDSQNEEKILMLIRQLAKEQKKCIILASHSLKAKEYADSIYQIQNLHLNCVHHSLNQDHKQLILHKSQSDLKFLNSYVKRYFHVFKKKQRNMILIMATSFIMIFSVITGIHYYQKTSTNHLLALSDNQVYITSQSNGQHIQATNQIMDNQILDSISADKVYPYIYSKMTLWNQTIDVLPYFEENKITDKLEYQYHLLDKEAIILSYDVYQLMKRNYLSTNYFDGEIDIRIENENNPYWITKTMNQNIKGVLNEGEINHYTTNKYCIYVPYEILMRIYQEQTNDNKFIGYTLFSKNLETHLKLVEKLNQMDQLSINDDFQNTTVLNEINAHTEKMKQLFIPIIIIGTIYITVMMSLRHFQSRQKEFVLSLINGLSNKDIMKIVIIETFYQILIAIFLFIIVSIIIICLFSIDKNMIYQNIIWLIVEISLLMICIFIINGIQIRNLSIEDVLRNE from the coding sequence ATGCTGAAAATACAAAACTTGAATATATCGTATCAAAGAAAAATATTAGAAAATGTAGAATTTGTTGCCAAGTGTGGAGAAGTAACACTTATTTGTGGAGAAAGTGGTTCTGGAAAGACAGCATTATTGTATAGATTGGCTTTATTGGTTAAACAAAAAGATTATCAGTATAGTTTAGATAATCATTTGATTTCATTATCAAATCAGCAATTAAAGGCTCATTTAAGAAGATATCACATTTCTTATGTTTTACAAGATTCTATGTTAATTGATTACTATAATGTGAAAGAGAATATTAATCATTATGCTCAAATGGTACAAAAACAATTTAGTGATCGAGATATTCAAAACTTATTTCATCAAGTACATTTAAATGTTCCATTAGATCAATCAATTGATACTTTATCTGGTGGTGAAAGACAACGATTAGCAATAGCTTGTGCATTAGCCAAAGATAGTGAAGTGATTATATTAGATGAACCAACAAGTTATTTGGATTCACAAAATGAAGAGAAAATTCTTATGTTAATCAGGCAGTTGGCAAAAGAACAGAAGAAATGCATTATTTTAGCAAGTCATAGTCTTAAAGCAAAAGAATATGCTGATAGTATTTATCAAATTCAAAATTTACATTTAAATTGTGTTCATCATTCTTTAAATCAGGATCATAAGCAATTGATTCTGCATAAATCTCAATCAGATTTAAAATTTCTAAACAGTTATGTCAAAAGATATTTTCATGTTTTTAAGAAAAAACAAAGAAATATGATTTTGATAATGGCAACATCTTTTATCATGATATTTTCTGTTATAACAGGTATTCATTATTATCAGAAAACAAGCACCAATCATTTGTTAGCATTATCTGATAATCAAGTATATATAACCAGTCAAAGTAATGGTCAGCATATTCAAGCAACAAATCAAATTATGGATAATCAAATTTTAGATTCTATTTCTGCTGATAAAGTTTATCCATATATTTATTCAAAAATGACTTTATGGAATCAGACAATAGATGTTTTACCTTATTTTGAAGAAAATAAAATAACAGACAAATTAGAATATCAATATCATTTGTTAGATAAAGAAGCCATTATATTAAGTTATGATGTTTATCAATTAATGAAAAGAAATTATCTTTCAACCAACTATTTTGATGGTGAAATAGATATTCGAATAGAAAATGAAAATAATCCTTATTGGATAACAAAAACAATGAATCAAAATATAAAAGGTGTTTTAAATGAGGGTGAAATCAATCATTATACAACAAATAAATATTGTATATATGTTCCCTATGAGATATTAATGAGGATTTATCAAGAACAAACCAATGATAATAAGTTTATTGGTTATACACTATTTTCAAAAAATCTTGAAACTCATCTCAAGTTAGTAGAAAAATTGAATCAAATGGATCAATTATCTATTAATGATGATTTTCAAAATACAACTGTCCTTAATGAGATAAATGCTCATACAGAAAAAATGAAACAACTATTTATTCCTATCATTATTATAGGAACGATATATATAACCGTTATGATGTCTTTGCGTCATTTTCAGTCACGTCAAAAAGAATTTGTTTTATCATTGATTAATGGATTAAGTAATAAAGATATAATGAAAATAGTTATTATTGAAACCTTTTATCAAATTCTTATTGCAATTTTCTTATTTATTATTGTATCAATAATTATTATCTGTCTTTTTTCAATAGACAAAAATATGATTTATCAAAATATCATTTGGCTTATTGTAGAAATAAGTTTATTAATGATTTGTATTTTTATTATAAATGGTATACAGATAAGAAATCTGTCTATTGAGGACGTTTTAAGAAATGAATAA